A single window of Halobacillus naozhouensis DNA harbors:
- a CDS encoding Stp1/IreP family PP2C-type Ser/Thr phosphatase yields the protein MTDQGKVRNHNEDAGGIFNSESGQKLAVVADGMGGHRAGDVASQLAVTVLHNKWQEAGAFNTPDEAEGWLKQSVLEVNQDIQEHANQHEECQGMGTTLVAAICTDGFATIAHIGDSRCYLANNYGFKQVTEDHSLVNELVRSGQITSEQAEHHPRKNVLLKALGTEEEITPDILTISFDEDDRLLLCSDGLSNKVTDDEIEELAAFNGKWEEFCQSLVDLANERGGEDNITLAVIHYSHTDSKEGAD from the coding sequence ATGACAGATCAAGGAAAAGTTAGAAATCATAATGAAGATGCTGGCGGAATTTTTAATAGTGAATCCGGGCAGAAGCTAGCTGTTGTTGCAGATGGGATGGGCGGTCACCGTGCAGGAGATGTAGCGAGTCAACTTGCTGTGACAGTCTTACATAATAAGTGGCAGGAAGCTGGTGCTTTTAACACACCAGACGAGGCAGAAGGTTGGTTAAAGCAATCGGTACTCGAAGTAAATCAGGATATTCAAGAACATGCGAATCAGCATGAAGAGTGCCAGGGGATGGGAACCACTCTCGTGGCTGCAATTTGTACAGATGGCTTTGCAACGATCGCCCACATTGGTGATAGTCGTTGTTATTTAGCCAATAATTACGGATTTAAACAAGTTACCGAGGACCATTCACTGGTGAACGAGTTAGTTCGCTCAGGTCAAATAACCTCAGAGCAGGCGGAACATCATCCTAGAAAGAACGTGCTATTAAAAGCGCTGGGAACAGAGGAAGAGATCACACCTGATATTCTCACGATTTCTTTTGATGAAGATGATCGTTTGCTGCTGTGCTCTGATGGGTTAAGCAATAAAGTTACTGATGATGAAATAGAGGAATTAGCAGCCTTTAACGGGAAATGGGAAGAATTTTGTCAATCCTTGGTTGATCTGGCCAATGAACGAGGTGGCGAAGATAATATCACCCTTGCTGTCATTCATTATAGTCACACAGATTCGAAAGAAGGTGCTGACTAA